A genomic segment from Falsibacillus albus encodes:
- a CDS encoding CheR family methyltransferase, with translation MTSRSNGKPTIIGIGASAGGLEAIEAFFQSVPSGHLFSFIVVQHLSPNYKSYMPELLKKSTDMNIVIAEDGMRINEKTIYLCPPSCYITIIDENKIKLDPYPESRSPHFPIDELLTSMASELRDQAVGIVLSGNGTDGTQGMKAIRESGGMCIVQDETAKYPDMPINARKEGVVDFVLPPDEIPQQLLKNFDYKRFDFSDELLNDIFQLIHKRTNVDFAQYKRNSVIRRIERRMNLSERKFYSVEDYKLYLIENPSEAKALKEDLLIGVTHFFRDKEAFNYLEREVFPKLIEQKKKSGSNTIRVWVAGCSTGQEAYSIAILLNEEIKKQSLDIKVQIFATDVDKDAIKTASLGRFSEQVIATIPQAYLNKYFEREDDEYAVKKEIRKMIVFAPHNIAKDSPFVDLDMVSCRNVLIYFQAELQQRVLSLFHFALREDGYLFLGPSETLGRLSNLFGTINSKWNIFHNSAPRKVSVSDGIVQKKDVLQNKDVKSNPFEDGKSYKSYSQLDDFNAVLLDQFMEACVVIDEDSEVVFSSNSAQRFLAFPKNKSNFNIHNIVPTSLSVVIGAAAKKVKETQEEVTFEDINVRYRDYREYCLNVKAAPVLLPHKGLHYTALFFEEKKVEFTKRERALLPYDPEFLIQQRIHDMEQELFLTKQHLQNTIEELETSNEELQSTNEELIAANEELQSTNEELQSVNEELITVNNDYEKKIEELIQLNNDIDNLLINTNIATIFLDKEFNIKLFTPEASNVFNLIERDVGRPIHHISHTLEYHELNQDIQEVLYTTHAIEKELKSDSDEWFSMRIMPYRTSDNIIEGIVITLVNITELKGMNQDLQMSKQALEHTGSTILVTDGDGNIVYTNQHFLNSISQEYSAVIGHPISDIYDAHFRESDFLMHWNEAYNGAKWTGELSYKDREGHNRWEYTTLVPVLKPNGKIAQVIRVSEDITQRKKDQENTFKSEVVSVISQVAIADHHGIRIPMDSLRSFRTGKKSKDRLLIDSQQLKDTDSNRLKGVLSELLFSRGEEMTE, from the coding sequence ATGACTTCTAGATCGAATGGTAAACCCACCATTATAGGCATAGGAGCATCAGCAGGGGGATTGGAGGCAATCGAAGCCTTTTTTCAATCTGTTCCGTCAGGGCATTTATTTTCTTTTATAGTCGTACAGCATCTTTCGCCAAACTATAAAAGTTATATGCCCGAACTTTTAAAGAAATCAACGGATATGAATATTGTCATTGCGGAAGACGGCATGAGGATAAATGAAAAGACGATTTATTTATGCCCGCCAAGCTGCTATATCACGATAATTGACGAAAATAAAATAAAGTTGGATCCTTATCCTGAATCAAGGAGTCCGCATTTTCCAATAGATGAACTTTTAACATCGATGGCAAGTGAGCTGAGAGATCAGGCAGTCGGAATCGTTCTGTCAGGAAATGGAACCGATGGGACGCAAGGAATGAAGGCAATCCGGGAAAGCGGAGGTATGTGCATCGTGCAGGATGAGACTGCCAAATATCCTGATATGCCGATAAATGCCCGAAAAGAAGGAGTGGTGGATTTCGTCCTGCCGCCGGATGAAATACCGCAGCAGCTGCTGAAGAATTTTGATTATAAAAGGTTTGATTTCTCGGATGAGTTGTTGAACGATATTTTTCAATTGATTCACAAGCGGACAAATGTGGATTTTGCTCAATATAAGAGGAATAGCGTCATCCGCCGAATTGAACGCCGGATGAATTTAAGCGAACGCAAATTTTATAGCGTGGAGGATTATAAGTTATATTTAATCGAAAATCCTAGCGAAGCGAAGGCGCTGAAAGAGGATCTATTGATTGGCGTCACACATTTTTTCCGTGATAAAGAAGCGTTCAATTATTTGGAAAGGGAAGTGTTCCCGAAGCTGATCGAGCAAAAGAAAAAAAGCGGAAGCAATACCATCAGGGTTTGGGTTGCAGGCTGCTCAACCGGACAGGAAGCGTACTCAATAGCGATCCTGCTAAATGAAGAAATCAAGAAGCAGTCGCTTGACATCAAAGTGCAGATTTTTGCCACGGATGTAGATAAAGATGCGATCAAGACCGCAAGCCTTGGCAGGTTCTCGGAACAGGTCATCGCCACGATACCGCAAGCCTATTTGAATAAATATTTTGAGCGTGAAGATGACGAATATGCCGTGAAGAAGGAAATCCGCAAAATGATTGTGTTTGCACCGCATAACATTGCGAAGGATTCTCCATTTGTCGACCTTGATATGGTCAGCTGCCGAAATGTTTTGATCTACTTCCAGGCTGAATTGCAGCAGCGTGTGCTGTCGCTATTCCATTTTGCACTGAGGGAGGATGGATATTTATTCCTGGGGCCGAGTGAAACGTTGGGGAGGCTCTCCAATCTGTTTGGAACCATTAATAGCAAGTGGAATATCTTTCATAATTCCGCTCCGAGGAAAGTCAGTGTTTCTGATGGCATCGTCCAGAAAAAGGATGTCTTGCAGAATAAGGATGTGAAATCAAATCCTTTTGAAGATGGCAAAAGCTATAAATCCTATAGCCAGCTGGATGACTTCAATGCTGTGCTCTTGGATCAGTTCATGGAAGCCTGTGTCGTGATTGACGAAGACAGTGAAGTGGTATTTTCTTCGAACAGTGCGCAGCGGTTTTTGGCATTTCCAAAGAACAAATCCAACTTTAACATTCATAATATTGTCCCGACAAGCTTGTCTGTGGTCATTGGCGCAGCAGCCAAAAAGGTCAAAGAAACACAGGAAGAAGTTACGTTTGAAGACATCAACGTCCGCTACCGTGATTATCGGGAATATTGCTTGAATGTCAAAGCAGCACCAGTCCTGCTGCCGCATAAAGGACTTCATTATACGGCACTCTTCTTTGAGGAGAAGAAGGTTGAATTCACGAAAAGGGAAAGAGCCCTTCTACCATATGATCCCGAATTTCTTATTCAGCAAAGGATCCATGACATGGAGCAGGAGCTTTTCCTCACGAAGCAGCATCTGCAAAACACGATTGAAGAGCTTGAGACGTCCAATGAAGAACTACAGTCGACCAATGAAGAATTGATTGCTGCGAATGAAGAACTACAATCAACGAATGAAGAGCTTCAATCCGTCAACGAGGAGCTCATCACCGTAAACAATGACTATGAGAAAAAAATCGAGGAATTGATCCAGCTGAACAATGATATTGATAATCTACTAATCAATACGAATATTGCCACGATCTTCCTGGATAAAGAATTCAATATCAAATTGTTTACACCTGAAGCATCCAATGTGTTCAATCTGATTGAAAGGGACGTCGGCAGGCCGATTCACCACATTTCCCATACGCTGGAGTATCATGAGCTGAATCAAGATATTCAAGAAGTCTTGTATACGACGCATGCGATTGAAAAAGAATTGAAGTCCGATTCAGACGAATGGTTCAGCATGCGGATCATGCCATACCGCACGAGCGATAATATTATTGAAGGAATCGTCATTACCCTCGTTAATATTACCGAGCTGAAAGGGATGAACCAGGACCTGCAAATGAGCAAGCAGGCACTCGAGCATACCGGTTCGACCATCCTTGTCACGGATGGAGATGGGAATATTGTCTATACGAATCAGCATTTCCTTAACTCGATCAGTCAGGAGTACTCAGCAGTCATCGGACACCCGATATCAGATATCTATGATGCCCATTTTAGAGAAAGCGACTTCCTTATGCATTGGAATGAAGCTTACAACGGCGCGAAATGGACAGGCGAGCTCTCCTATAAGGATAGGGAAGGACATAATCGCTGGGAATATACAACACTGGTGCCAGTATTGAAACCTAACGGAAAAATCGCTCAAGTGATAAGGGTCAGTGAAGATATTACGCAACGAAAGAAAGATCAGGAGAATACTTTTAAATCCGAAGTGGTATCGGTCATCAGCCAGGTGGCCATCGCAGACCATCATGGCATCCGCATTCCGATGGATTCTCTAAGGTCGTTCAGGACCGGGAAAAAATCGAAAGACAGGCTGCTCATCGATTCTCAGCAGTTAAAGGACACCGATTCCAACCGTCTGAAAGGTGTATTGAGCGAACTGCTCTTCTCCAGAGGGGAAGAAATGACGGAATAA
- a CDS encoding cobalamin B12-binding domain-containing protein, which yields MQALIDDLSKTLLSGNWFEAEKWLDGVRQKGLSPLHIQEEIIRPAMYKVGVLWEKNQISVADEHLATITADYILTRLQGSPAASAKKPLAMLFCLEGEEHYLGLKMTSTIFKAAGWDVKMLGSNLPIDHAVYFARKWKPEVIGISISISTLLPNLLKCEEKLMKLPHQPLTLIGGRLVSFYNLEEHVNHDTILVSDLFELEDWIKSYSKGKEYMEV from the coding sequence ATGCAAGCTCTCATTGATGATTTATCCAAAACTTTATTATCGGGAAATTGGTTCGAAGCTGAAAAGTGGCTGGATGGTGTCCGACAAAAAGGGCTCTCCCCGCTTCACATCCAAGAGGAGATCATCAGGCCCGCCATGTACAAGGTGGGAGTACTATGGGAGAAAAACCAGATTTCGGTGGCAGATGAACATTTAGCTACGATCACGGCTGATTATATTTTGACTCGTCTTCAAGGTTCTCCAGCCGCCTCTGCCAAAAAACCATTGGCGATGCTTTTTTGCTTGGAGGGGGAAGAGCATTACCTAGGATTGAAAATGACGTCAACGATTTTCAAAGCTGCCGGATGGGATGTTAAGATGCTCGGTTCGAATCTTCCCATTGACCATGCAGTCTATTTTGCCCGGAAGTGGAAGCCGGAAGTCATCGGGATTTCGATTTCGATTTCGACTCTCCTTCCTAATCTATTGAAGTGTGAAGAAAAATTAATGAAGCTGCCTCACCAGCCATTGACCTTGATCGGGGGCAGGCTCGTTTCATTTTATAATTTAGAGGAGCACGTAAATCATGATACCATATTGGTTTCTGACCTTTTCGAGTTGGAGGATTGGATTAAAAGCTACTCAAAAGGAAAGGAATATATGGAAGTATAA
- the queF gene encoding preQ(1) synthase: protein MTGRKDEELQDISLLGNQGTNYLFEYSPDILEAFDNKHPNRDYFVKFNCPEFTSLCPKTGQPDFATIYISYIPDQKMVESKSLKLYLFSFRNHGDFHEDCMNIIMNDLIELMDPRYIEVWGKFTPRGGISIDPYTNYGRPGTKYEEMAQYRMMNHDLYPETIDNR, encoded by the coding sequence ATGACAGGCAGAAAAGATGAAGAACTGCAAGATATATCCCTGTTGGGAAACCAAGGAACGAACTATCTATTTGAGTATTCCCCTGATATTCTCGAAGCGTTTGACAATAAACACCCAAATCGCGATTATTTCGTCAAATTCAATTGTCCTGAGTTTACCTCACTATGTCCGAAAACGGGACAGCCGGATTTCGCGACGATCTATATCAGCTACATCCCCGATCAAAAAATGGTTGAAAGCAAATCACTGAAATTATATTTGTTCAGCTTCCGCAACCATGGTGATTTCCACGAAGACTGCATGAACATCATCATGAACGACCTGATCGAGTTGATGGACCCAAGATATATCGAAGTGTGGGGCAAATTCACGCCAAGAGGCGGAATCTCCATCGATCCATATACAAACTACGGCCGTCCAGGGACGAAATATGAAGAGATGGCACAATACCGCATGATGAACCACGACCTATACCCGGAAACAATCGATAACCGATGA
- a CDS encoding YitT family protein yields MKKKLLTFFNMNLGVFLVAINVHFFLSPNNLATGGVSGLSIVLNHLMPSLSIGTFMVITNVALFIVGIIFLGFSFGAKTVYSSFALSFMVWLLEKVAPLSHPLSDDILIQLIIGQCIAASGMAIVFNQKASTGGTDITAMILNKYFSIEIGKAVLFSDLLIALSSTFIFGPKVGMYAFFGVILNGLVIDYMLQKFNTNKEVVIISKYSDEIRSFIVQELGKGATIHTAKGGYNFEQKEVITTILGRKEFSRLKHFIISVDKKAFITVHNMNEILGQNFKRLA; encoded by the coding sequence ATGAAAAAGAAACTATTAACGTTCTTCAACATGAACCTAGGCGTATTTTTAGTTGCCATCAATGTTCACTTCTTTTTATCGCCAAACAATTTAGCTACTGGAGGAGTCAGTGGATTGTCGATTGTCCTCAATCACCTCATGCCATCCTTATCGATCGGAACATTCATGGTGATTACAAACGTAGCCTTATTTATTGTAGGGATCATTTTCCTCGGATTCAGCTTCGGGGCTAAAACGGTGTACTCAAGCTTCGCCTTATCCTTCATGGTTTGGCTGCTTGAAAAAGTTGCACCATTGTCGCATCCATTAAGCGACGATATCCTGATCCAATTGATCATCGGCCAATGCATCGCAGCTTCCGGGATGGCGATTGTGTTCAACCAAAAAGCCTCCACGGGCGGCACGGACATCACGGCGATGATTTTAAATAAATATTTTTCAATAGAAATCGGGAAAGCCGTACTATTCTCAGACTTGCTGATCGCCCTGTCCTCAACATTTATTTTCGGGCCAAAAGTCGGTATGTACGCATTCTTCGGCGTCATCTTGAATGGACTGGTCATTGACTACATGCTTCAAAAGTTCAATACCAATAAAGAAGTGGTCATCATCAGCAAATACAGTGATGAAATCCGTTCTTTCATTGTCCAGGAGCTTGGCAAGGGAGCGACGATCCATACGGCAAAAGGCGGCTATAACTTCGAGCAAAAAGAAGTGATCACAACCATCTTGGGAAGAAAAGAATTCTCAAGGCTGAAGCACTTCATCATCAGCGTGGACAAAAAAGCATTCATCACCGTCCACAATATGAATGAAATTTTAGGACAGAATTTCAAACGACTTGCATAG
- a CDS encoding RAxF-45 family protein: protein MERSVGLHGQFLEFIYICRAIFHVEFAKGTSMPFFKQFHMDDRTVKIS from the coding sequence ATGGAACGTTCTGTTGGATTGCATGGTCAATTTTTAGAATTTATCTACATTTGCCGTGCGATTTTTCATGTGGAATTTGCTAAAGGGACAAGTATGCCCTTTTTTAAGCAATTTCATATGGACGATAGAACGGTGAAAATCTCTTAA
- the abc-f gene encoding ribosomal protection-like ABC-F family protein, with protein sequence MIVCSVNEISKMYGGNKVFENLSLEIHEGDRIGLVGPNGTGKTTIFKLMAQYEPVDEGQIHVKKDLKVGYLPQIPQFDEGLTALEVLEKAFDEVKAIERELRGMEDVMKQELDEGKMQTLLEKYGVLQERFSFLGGYEIEANISKVANGLQIEQLLPQEFEKLSGGEKTKVCLAYLLLQSPDLLLLDEPTNHLDISAVEWLEQFLREHDGTVVIISHDRYFLDQVVNKVMDLEDGEIQIYHQNYSGFIQEKEEKLLREFQAYQEQQKKIKKMKETIKRLKEWANRANPPNEGLHKRARNMERALERMDKLKKPILERKKMNLQLDAADRSGKEVLMIKDGTKAFRGKLLFEDIQFQLFYQDRTAIIGDNGTGKSTILKMLMGEMAIDEGEVKQGSNLKLGYLSQHHTYHDPAMRVIDVFRDEVAVTEGDGRHILAKFLFYGHSVFRKVGQLSGGERMRLRLAQLMYQDINVLILDEPTNHLDIDSRDVLEDALEDFTGTILAVSHDRYFLNKLFHKTYCIHNKNLHFFDGGYEWARKKMMEKMEIQAEIVEEKQASEATVKHRTEPKQKKVDLDALESRMEQLEQDIASIQTNMLQEQDLEELQLLYGRQQTLEVEKQKLYQEWEEALG encoded by the coding sequence ATGATCGTATGCAGTGTGAACGAAATCAGTAAAATGTACGGTGGGAATAAAGTATTTGAAAACCTTTCTCTTGAAATTCATGAAGGGGATCGAATCGGCTTGGTCGGTCCGAATGGAACGGGGAAGACGACCATCTTCAAGCTGATGGCCCAGTATGAACCTGTCGATGAAGGACAGATTCATGTGAAAAAAGATCTGAAGGTGGGATACTTGCCGCAGATCCCACAATTCGATGAAGGATTGACGGCATTGGAAGTGCTGGAGAAAGCATTTGATGAAGTGAAGGCGATCGAACGGGAACTTCGCGGAATGGAAGATGTCATGAAACAGGAGCTTGATGAAGGCAAGATGCAGACCTTGCTTGAGAAATATGGGGTGCTGCAGGAAAGATTTTCGTTCCTCGGTGGGTATGAAATCGAAGCAAATATTTCAAAGGTGGCAAACGGACTTCAAATTGAACAGCTCCTTCCGCAGGAGTTTGAAAAGCTCAGCGGCGGTGAGAAAACGAAGGTGTGCTTAGCGTATTTGCTGCTGCAGAGTCCGGATCTACTGCTTTTGGATGAGCCGACGAATCATCTGGATATTTCTGCGGTAGAGTGGCTTGAACAGTTCTTGAGGGAGCATGATGGAACCGTGGTAATCATTTCCCATGACCGCTATTTCCTCGATCAAGTCGTCAATAAAGTGATGGACCTTGAGGATGGGGAGATCCAGATATACCATCAAAATTACTCTGGCTTCATCCAGGAAAAAGAAGAAAAGCTGCTGCGTGAATTCCAGGCTTATCAGGAGCAGCAGAAAAAAATCAAGAAAATGAAAGAAACGATCAAGCGATTGAAAGAGTGGGCAAACAGGGCAAATCCGCCGAATGAAGGCTTGCACAAAAGGGCACGGAACATGGAGCGCGCGCTGGAACGAATGGATAAATTGAAAAAGCCGATTCTGGAGCGGAAGAAAATGAACCTCCAGCTGGATGCAGCAGATCGATCGGGCAAGGAAGTATTAATGATAAAAGATGGCACAAAGGCTTTTAGAGGCAAGCTTCTCTTCGAAGATATTCAGTTTCAACTGTTCTACCAGGATCGGACGGCCATCATTGGCGACAATGGAACGGGCAAATCGACCATTTTGAAAATGCTCATGGGAGAAATGGCGATCGATGAAGGGGAAGTGAAGCAAGGAAGCAATCTAAAGCTTGGGTATTTGTCCCAGCATCATACGTACCATGATCCCGCCATGCGAGTCATCGATGTATTCCGGGATGAAGTGGCCGTGACGGAAGGGGATGGGAGGCATATATTAGCGAAATTCTTATTCTACGGCCATTCGGTGTTCCGAAAAGTGGGGCAGCTGAGCGGCGGCGAAAGAATGCGGCTCCGTTTGGCTCAGCTCATGTATCAGGACATCAATGTACTGATCCTGGATGAGCCGACGAACCATTTGGACATCGACTCGAGGGATGTGCTGGAGGATGCCCTTGAGGATTTCACCGGGACCATCCTGGCTGTTTCGCATGACCGCTATTTCTTGAACAAGCTTTTCCATAAAACATATTGCATCCACAATAAAAACCTCCACTTTTTCGATGGCGGGTATGAATGGGCGCGAAAGAAAATGATGGAAAAGATGGAGATTCAAGCAGAGATCGTTGAAGAAAAACAAGCATCAGAAGCGACGGTCAAGCATCGCACAGAACCAAAGCAAAAAAAGGTAGACCTTGATGCCCTTGAATCAAGGATGGAGCAATTGGAGCAGGACATCGCTTCGATTCAAACGAATATGCTCCAGGAACAAGATCTCGAAGAGCTTCAATTGCTATACGGGAGACAGCAAACTTTAGAAGTGGAAAAACAGAAGCTTTATCAGGAATGGGAAGAAGCGCTTGGATAA
- a CDS encoding PspA/IM30 family protein — MFELFKRVKTIVQAEFHDLLDKAENPIHLMDQYLREMKLEIEDAERATAKMMAEEKLLARKNTELAALLETRQNQAMDALQAGKEELAKKVIEDKMNIQKEQVQLEELHTMTMQHVVDLKDKLRVMKNEYREMEMKRNTLAARAQAAKAKAVMNQAVSASSSSNAKSGFQRMEEKVIRQEAEVQAHEDLQQVNQSLDDELKEISRNKEVEAELGRLKEILAQKKQSG, encoded by the coding sequence ATGTTCGAGTTATTTAAACGCGTGAAGACAATCGTCCAGGCGGAATTCCATGACCTGCTGGATAAAGCGGAGAATCCAATCCATTTGATGGATCAATATTTAAGGGAAATGAAGCTGGAAATTGAAGACGCGGAAAGAGCTACGGCGAAAATGATGGCGGAAGAGAAATTGCTCGCACGAAAAAACACTGAACTTGCTGCTTTGCTTGAAACAAGGCAAAACCAGGCAATGGACGCCCTTCAAGCAGGCAAAGAAGAGCTCGCAAAAAAAGTGATTGAAGATAAGATGAATATCCAAAAAGAGCAGGTCCAATTGGAAGAGCTCCACACGATGACGATGCAGCACGTCGTTGATCTGAAGGATAAGCTTCGCGTGATGAAAAATGAATATCGCGAAATGGAGATGAAGCGGAATACCCTCGCTGCAAGGGCACAGGCAGCTAAAGCAAAAGCCGTGATGAATCAAGCGGTTTCTGCTTCTTCTTCCTCCAATGCGAAAAGCGGATTTCAACGAATGGAGGAAAAGGTAATCAGGCAGGAAGCCGAAGTTCAGGCACATGAAGATTTGCAGCAGGTGAATCAATCGTTGGATGATGAGCTTAAAGAGATTTCTCGGAATAAAGAGGTGGAAGCAGAGCTTGGCCGCCTGAAAGAAATTCTGGCACAAAAAAAACAGTCCGGTTAA
- a CDS encoding NfeD family protein gives MTIFGTPIETVYLIILIISGSLTILYILFGDFLDGVLDTGGFINPTIILAFFTFMSAIGYVLEYASPLSNIVVLIISIICAAVLVTLLNVFVLIPLSNAEESLGYTEESLKGRIGRVILSIPADGYGEVFIESKSGMISKSARSFDDESIAEGTKVLIIEVKQGVVFVTPHEEIEELYR, from the coding sequence ATGACCATTTTTGGAACGCCAATTGAAACGGTTTATTTAATCATCCTCATCATCTCAGGGAGTCTGACCATCCTCTATATCCTTTTTGGCGACTTCCTGGATGGGGTGCTGGACACAGGCGGTTTTATCAATCCAACGATTATCTTGGCCTTTTTTACCTTTATGTCCGCAATCGGATATGTCCTTGAGTACGCATCGCCATTGTCGAACATCGTGGTCCTCATCATTTCCATCATTTGTGCCGCGGTCCTGGTGACATTGCTGAATGTTTTTGTCCTTATTCCATTATCGAATGCAGAGGAGTCACTGGGATATACGGAGGAATCGCTGAAAGGAAGGATCGGAAGGGTGATCCTTTCGATACCGGCCGACGGGTACGGCGAAGTGTTCATCGAGAGCAAAAGCGGGATGATCTCAAAGTCGGCAAGGAGCTTTGATGATGAATCGATTGCTGAAGGAACGAAAGTGTTGATCATTGAGGTGAAGCAGGGTGTCGTCTTTGTGACGCCCCATGAAGAAATAGAAGAACTGTATAGATAG
- a CDS encoding flotillin family protein — MGAMWIIIGIAAFLILALIGVFVSKYRTAGPDEALIVTGSYLGGKNVHVDESGNKIKIIRGGGTFVFPVFQQAEPLSLLSSKLEVTTPEVYTEQGVPVMADGTAIIKIGGSIGEIATAAEQFLGKTKGDRENEAKEVLEGHLRSILGSMTVEEIYKNRDKFSQEVQRVASQDLAKMGLIIVSFTIKDVRDKNGYLDSLGKPRIAQVRRDADIATAEAEKETRIKKAEAAKDAKRAELERATEIAEAEKENQMKIADYRREQDIAKARADQAYDLETARSKQEVTEQEMQIKIIERQKQIELEEKEILRRERQYDSEVKKKADADRYAVEQAAVAEKVKQMAEADANQYRVESLARAEAERVRIDGIAKADAQRAQGESEAEIIRLKGLAEAEAKRKIAEAFEQFGQAAILDMVLKMLPEYAKNIASPLSNIDKITVVDTGGGGKNSGANKVTGYATDLMSTLQESLKASSGIDVRGLLENLSGKGNVRQSLDEMTHEMKKSNNEMAAGKSANAVDGDASEEK, encoded by the coding sequence ATGGGAGCAATGTGGATCATAATTGGAATTGCAGCATTTTTAATTTTGGCGCTGATCGGTGTCTTTGTGTCCAAATACAGAACGGCAGGACCCGATGAAGCACTGATTGTAACGGGAAGCTATTTAGGGGGAAAGAACGTCCACGTCGATGAGTCGGGAAATAAGATCAAAATCATCCGCGGCGGAGGTACATTCGTATTTCCCGTCTTTCAACAAGCTGAGCCTTTGAGCCTGTTATCGAGCAAGCTGGAGGTGACGACTCCGGAAGTTTATACCGAGCAAGGTGTGCCGGTCATGGCAGATGGTACGGCGATCATCAAGATCGGCGGGTCGATCGGGGAAATTGCGACAGCAGCTGAACAATTCCTCGGAAAAACGAAAGGAGACCGAGAAAACGAAGCGAAAGAGGTGCTCGAAGGACATCTGCGCTCGATTCTCGGGTCGATGACAGTGGAAGAAATTTATAAAAACCGCGATAAATTTTCGCAGGAGGTGCAGCGTGTCGCCTCTCAGGACTTGGCCAAAATGGGTCTGATCATCGTTTCCTTCACGATCAAGGATGTCCGTGACAAAAACGGATACCTAGATTCCCTTGGAAAACCGAGGATCGCGCAAGTCAGAAGGGACGCAGACATCGCCACTGCCGAAGCTGAAAAGGAAACGCGCATCAAAAAGGCAGAGGCCGCAAAGGATGCGAAACGAGCTGAGCTGGAAAGGGCGACGGAGATCGCCGAGGCGGAGAAAGAAAATCAAATGAAAATCGCGGACTACCGCCGCGAGCAGGACATCGCCAAGGCGCGCGCCGACCAAGCATATGATCTGGAAACGGCCCGTTCGAAGCAGGAAGTAACCGAACAGGAAATGCAGATCAAAATCATCGAAAGGCAGAAACAAATCGAGCTGGAGGAAAAAGAGATCCTCCGCCGTGAACGTCAATATGATTCAGAAGTGAAGAAGAAAGCGGATGCCGATCGCTATGCGGTCGAGCAGGCAGCCGTAGCGGAGAAAGTGAAGCAGATGGCAGAAGCCGATGCGAACCAATACCGCGTCGAGTCATTGGCAAGGGCAGAAGCAGAAAGGGTCCGGATCGACGGGATTGCGAAAGCGGACGCCCAGCGTGCACAAGGGGAATCCGAGGCAGAAATCATCCGCCTGAAAGGTCTTGCCGAAGCGGAAGCCAAACGGAAAATCGCCGAAGCATTCGAGCAGTTCGGTCAAGCGGCCATCCTCGATATGGTTCTCAAAATGCTTCCTGAATACGCGAAGAACATTGCCAGCCCATTGAGCAACATCGATAAGATCACCGTCGTCGATACAGGCGGAGGCGGGAAAAACAGCGGCGCCAATAAAGTGACCGGCTATGCAACGGACTTGATGTCCACCCTTCAGGAGTCACTGAAAGCATCATCCGGGATTGATGTCCGCGGCCTGCTCGAGAACCTGTCCGGGAAAGGGAACGTTCGCCAGAGCCTCGATGAGATGACACATGAAATGAAGAAATCGAATAACGAAATGGCAGCAGGGAAATCGGCGAATGCGGTTGATGGGGATGCGAGTGAGGAGAAATAA